A part of Haloarchaeobius sp. HME9146 genomic DNA contains:
- a CDS encoding geranylfarnesyl diphosphate synthase, with the protein MTDPETREQTVLDAVGERRELVNQGIKDEMPIKRPERLWEASRYLLDAGGKRLRPTVLLVVGEALMDVEPLSTDYREFPSLADQPVDLMAAAVSVEVIQTFTLIHDDIMDDDDLRRGVPAVHKEFDLDTAILAGDTLYSSAFEIMLNANAPSSQVVAAMDTLASTCTKICEGQSLDVAFEERSEVLPEEYLEMVEQKTAVLYAASAAIAAELLSADDETVDALYGYGLDIGRAFQIQDDVLDLTVPSEQLGKQRGSDLVENKQTLITVHAREQGIDVDGLVDTDSVEDVTEAEIDEAVQALEDSGSIAYANDKARELVERGKDRLECLPDNEARDLLCDIADYLIERGY; encoded by the coding sequence ATGACAGACCCCGAGACGCGAGAACAGACCGTGCTCGACGCGGTTGGCGAGCGACGCGAACTCGTCAACCAGGGCATCAAAGACGAGATGCCCATAAAGCGCCCGGAACGCCTCTGGGAAGCCTCGCGCTACCTGCTCGACGCGGGTGGCAAACGGCTCCGACCGACCGTGTTGCTGGTCGTCGGTGAGGCGCTGATGGACGTCGAGCCGCTGTCGACGGATTACCGCGAGTTCCCCTCGCTGGCGGACCAGCCGGTCGACCTCATGGCCGCCGCCGTGAGCGTGGAGGTCATCCAGACGTTCACGCTCATCCACGACGACATCATGGACGACGACGACCTCCGGCGCGGCGTGCCGGCGGTCCACAAGGAGTTCGACCTCGACACCGCCATCCTTGCCGGTGACACCCTGTACTCCTCGGCGTTCGAGATAATGCTCAACGCGAACGCGCCGAGTTCGCAGGTCGTCGCGGCGATGGACACGCTCGCATCGACCTGTACGAAGATCTGCGAGGGCCAGAGCCTCGACGTGGCCTTCGAGGAGCGCTCCGAAGTGCTCCCCGAGGAGTACCTCGAGATGGTCGAGCAGAAGACCGCGGTCCTGTACGCTGCCTCGGCGGCCATCGCCGCCGAACTGCTCTCGGCGGACGACGAGACCGTCGACGCCCTCTACGGCTACGGGCTCGACATCGGGCGCGCCTTCCAGATACAGGACGACGTGCTCGACCTCACCGTCCCGTCCGAGCAACTCGGCAAGCAACGGGGCTCCGACCTCGTCGAGAACAAGCAGACCCTCATCACGGTCCACGCCCGCGAGCAGGGCATCGACGTCGACGGGCTCGTCGACACCGACAGCGTCGAGGACGTGACCGAGGCCGAGATAGACGAGGCCGTCCAGGCACTCGAAGACTCGGGGAGTATCGCGTACGCCAACGACAAGGCGCGCGAACTCGTCGAGCGCGGAAAGGACCGGCTCGAATGCCTGCCGGACAACGAGGCTCGTGACCTGCTGTGTGACATCGCGGACTACCTCATCGAGCGCGGCTACTGA
- a CDS encoding glutamate--tRNA ligase, producing the protein MDDALREQVEEEAEKHALFNAIKHESEANVGAVMGPLMGDNPEFRQHGDQIPGIVGQVCGRVNGLDLEGKRERLGELSPEMLEELDAEDEEDDRVLGDLPNVDEYDQVRMRCAPNPNGPWHLGHARMPAVIGTYKDLYDGWFCVRFDDTDPETKRPDLDAYEGILEDVEYLGFEPDEVFKASDRVETYYDHARELIEMGGAYTCSCSGEDFSELKNNGKPCPHRDKDAETTMAEFEDMVAGEYSSGEMVLRVKTDIEHKNPALRDWVAFRMIDTPHPREVAEDYRCWPMLDFQSGVDDHLVGITHIIRGIDLQDSAKRQRFLYDYFDWEYPEVVHWGHVQVDAYDIKMSTSTIKQYIDEGKLDGWDDPRAPTIKSLRRRGIRGDAIVESMLELGTSTSDVDLAMSTVYSKNRDHIDDTADRQFLVREGTELAIVGGAPEAGHPPVHPDHEDRGDRDIPVGGAVLLEPDDLPEREERIWLKGLGCFRFTRDALQYTGDDIDAVREEGVDVIHWVPAEDNVPVELWTMDGVVSGHAEPGFADQPVDAMVQFERVGFARVDAHEEDGSVAYFAHK; encoded by the coding sequence ATGGACGATGCACTCCGCGAGCAGGTCGAAGAGGAGGCAGAGAAACACGCCCTGTTCAACGCCATCAAGCACGAGAGCGAGGCGAACGTCGGGGCGGTCATGGGCCCCCTGATGGGCGACAACCCCGAGTTCCGCCAGCACGGCGACCAGATTCCCGGTATCGTCGGGCAGGTCTGTGGCCGGGTGAACGGCCTCGACCTCGAGGGCAAGCGAGAGCGACTGGGCGAGCTCTCGCCCGAGATGCTCGAGGAACTCGACGCGGAGGACGAGGAGGACGACCGCGTCCTCGGGGACCTTCCGAACGTCGACGAGTACGACCAGGTCCGCATGCGGTGTGCGCCGAACCCGAACGGCCCGTGGCACCTCGGGCACGCCCGGATGCCGGCCGTCATCGGGACGTACAAGGACCTCTACGACGGCTGGTTCTGCGTCCGATTCGACGACACTGACCCTGAGACGAAACGGCCCGACCTCGACGCCTACGAGGGTATCCTCGAGGACGTGGAGTACCTCGGGTTCGAACCCGACGAGGTGTTCAAGGCGAGCGACCGCGTCGAGACCTACTACGACCACGCCCGCGAGCTCATCGAGATGGGCGGGGCGTACACCTGCTCCTGTTCCGGCGAGGACTTCTCCGAGCTGAAGAACAACGGCAAGCCGTGCCCGCACCGCGACAAGGACGCCGAGACGACCATGGCCGAGTTCGAGGACATGGTGGCGGGCGAGTACTCCTCGGGCGAGATGGTCCTGCGCGTGAAGACCGACATCGAGCACAAGAACCCGGCCCTGCGTGACTGGGTTGCCTTCCGGATGATCGACACGCCCCACCCCCGCGAGGTGGCCGAAGACTACCGCTGCTGGCCGATGCTCGACTTCCAGTCCGGCGTCGACGACCATCTGGTCGGTATCACCCACATCATCCGCGGTATCGACCTTCAGGACTCCGCGAAGCGCCAGCGCTTCCTCTACGACTACTTCGACTGGGAGTACCCCGAGGTCGTCCACTGGGGCCACGTCCAGGTCGACGCCTACGACATCAAGATGTCCACGTCGACCATCAAGCAGTACATCGACGAGGGCAAGCTCGACGGCTGGGACGACCCGCGCGCCCCGACCATCAAGAGCCTGCGCCGGCGGGGCATCCGCGGCGACGCCATCGTCGAGTCGATGCTCGAACTCGGCACCTCCACGAGCGACGTGGACCTCGCGATGTCGACAGTGTACTCGAAGAACCGCGACCACATCGACGACACGGCCGACCGCCAGTTCCTCGTGCGTGAGGGGACCGAACTCGCCATCGTCGGCGGCGCGCCCGAGGCCGGCCACCCGCCGGTCCACCCGGACCACGAGGACCGCGGCGACCGCGACATCCCGGTCGGGGGCGCCGTCCTCCTCGAACCCGACGACCTGCCCGAGCGCGAGGAGCGCATCTGGCTGAAGGGCCTGGGCTGCTTCCGCTTCACCCGCGACGCCCTGCAGTACACCGGCGACGACATCGACGCGGTCCGCGAGGAGGGCGTCGACGTCATCCACTGGGTCCCCGCCGAGGACAACGTCCCGGTCGAGCTGTGGACCATGGACGGCGTCGTCTCCGGCCACGCCGAACCCGGGTTCGCCGACCAGCCCGTCGACGCGATGGTGCAGTTCGAGCGCGTCGGCTTCGCCCGTGTCGACGCCCACGAGGAAGACGGCTCTGTCGCGTACTTCGCGCACAAGTAA